CTAGCGCCTTCTTCGATTGGCGTCGTGCCGTTGTGGTAAACCCTTCGGCCAGCGAAATGGATCATAACCTCGACGACACCACGCACGATGTTGCGATCCGTTGTTGGTCCCGATGAGACGCGATTTTTACTCGCGAGATTGATTTCGCAGGTAGTAGAGCCGGCCGTCTTCGGCGCCGACCAAGAGGTCGGGTACCTGATCGTTGTTCCAGTCGACCGTCGTGGGGCTGGTGGTGTGTCCGGCGAGAGGACGCTTGTCGAGGTTGCCCATCGAGCGGAAGCTATACTTGCCGTCTCGCTGCTCGACCTGCCGATACCAGGCGGCGTTCAGGCCATCGACGAGCAGGTCGAGCTTCCCGTCGCCGTCCCAATCGACGAGCTCCAGTTGCCGGCGGCCACTCTTGCCAGCGATCTTGTCGTTCAGATGCAAGGGGGCCCCCTGCTCGTCGACAAAGATGCGCGCGCCCGGTTTCAGACGCTGGTCCCCCTCGCTGCCCAGCCGCTCGAAGAAGGCCAGGTAGCCTTCGTGATCGAGCATGACCAGATCGTTGCGCGAGTCGCCGTTGAGATCGAGCACGAGGGGCTTGGTGCGCCATTGCGTCACCAACTCGTGCGGGGCGGGGTTCCACCAGTTCCAGGCGGGTTTCGGGGGCGTTCCTTCCCAGGCGACTTCGACGGGTTGCTCGGCCGCGAAACTCGGTTCCTGCCGCGTGCCGGTATTGCGATACCAGACCACGCGACCCCAGATCGAGTTGAGCACCAGATCGAACAGTCCGTCGCCGTCCCAATCGGCCACGGTCGGCGTGGTGTAACCCCATTTCGCTTCGCAGGGACCTTGAATCGAACCGTTGGGGCCCGCCTGGATATGGATCGGCTTGCCCTGGGCCAGAATCTCTTGCGGCGCCGACCAGCTCGGTCGTTCGACGCCCGGGCCACTCTCGTTCTTGAACAGCAGCACCCGGCCCGCGGTATTGCCGCAGACGATGTCGAGATCGCCATCGGCATCCCAATCGATGGTGACCGGGGTCGCCAGCGCGCCGCACTTCACGTCGGCGGCCTGCTGCTGGAAATAGACGGGAGGCAGGAATTGCGGCACGCCCTCGTCGATCTTGCCCGTGTGTTCCATCAGCGCCACGCCGCCATCTTCGTCACCAACGATAAGATCCTGATCGCCGTCTCCATCCCAATCGATGGCCACGGGCACGATCATCTGCACGTCCATCGCCAACGGCTGGCCGTCGTGCGACAGCCGTACGCCAGCGGCGTACTGGGGTGCGGTGCGCGTGCCAGTGTTCTGGAAGTAGGTGAACCCGTCGAGGAATTCTCCACACACCAGGTCGAGATCGCCGTCGCCGTCGAAGTCGGCGAAGTTGGGAGAGGGCATGCCGAACGTGTCGATCGGCTTTCCGTCCGCTTCGAGCTTGCGCGGCTCGTCGTACTTGGGAGCGCTGGTAGTGCCCGAGTTGCGCAGCAGGTAGACGTAGCCATGCAACGGGCCGTTCGTCCAGCGGCCCGAGGCATCGTAGGCATTGTCCCAGCCGTACTCGGTCCAGTCTTCGACGCCGACGACGAGATCGAGCGCCCCGTCGCCGTCGAAATCGACGTACTTCCAGACGTTCGCGCGGACCTTGTTGGGGTGGATGTTTTCTGCCAGCGGCAGCTTCGCCGGCTGTCCGAGTCCGACAGAGCGGAACTGGGGATGCTCGCGCGCGGGGCTCAGGATACGCACTCCCCCGTCGACGTACGAAGGGGAGACGTTGGACAATCCCTGGCTGATGCGCTTGCCTGCTTTGAAGACCGGCAGCTTGACTTTTCCCTCGACGTTCTCGAACAGCCAGGCGCCGTTCGAGGGTTTGTCGGGGCAGACGACCACGAGGTCGAGATCGCCATCTTCGTCGAAGTCGATCGGCACCGGCCAGGCCCAGAGTCCGGCCCCCAGCTTGACCGTCAGACCGGGATGGTTGTACGCGATCGGTTCAAGCTCATCGGCCGGTGCGGGCCAAGGCAGCAAGAGCAGCAAGGCGACGAGCGGCAACGAGAGTCGCGGAGACGACATGGCATTCCTTCCGGCGGGCAAGAATGGGCGGGCAAGCAGGGCAAAAGCGGCCTGTAGGTTCGCTAACAGGATAACGGCACGGTTCGGTCTGCGCAACCCAGGCAGAGTGCGCGGCTCGTGTCCCCGGCGCCTCGCCATGACGGCCGCTAGCATGGCGGTGCTGTCGCCGCTTTCAATCGCTATTTCCGTGATTTTTTGTCAAACCCGCACCACGGTTGCTGCCGATATTTTCCAACGATGCACAGGGTGGGTGTATGCGGCGACAGATGCGCCGCGTGGGCATTGCGTTCGGCCAGCGGGCCGGCGCGGCCACGATTACGACCGCACGTAAGGAAGCGTTGCGATGACACCAAGCCGGCTTCGCGTCTACTACGGCCCCGAAGAGAACTGTGCCACCGTTACGGAATCGAAGGTCGACGAGCATCGCGTGACGGTGCCGTTGAGCGAGATCATTCCGCTCCTGGCCGACGCGGTGGAAAGCCGCCGCACCTGGCTGCGCGACTTCGAGGACGACGAAATCACGATCTCGGCCGATCTCTACGGCGTGATCCTGGCCTACCAGCACTGCCGACGACCGGTGGCCTAGCTCTCGTCGACAATCCGTCAAATCAACAACAAAGCCCTGGCGATCGAGTTCGATCGCCAGGGCTTTGCTCGTTTTCCTCCTAATCCCGTAGGAGGAGGCGCGGAGTTAAGCATTGAGCAGATAATATTCCGGAGCGGCGCCGGTTAGCGTGATAAGGCCGGAGTCGGAAAATCGTTCGTGTCGCGCAGCGACCAGAAGATCGGTGGGCGGCCCATTTTGCTGGGTGGTGAGATTTGGAGCGTTTCCACTCATCCTCTTGTCGCTGCGCGACACCGACCATCTTGCGACTGGGGCTTGTTTCCTGGAGAGAGCTTTTTCCGCAAGATGATCGGTGCTACCCCGTCTGCTCACTTGTCACGGCGCGCGGGGGAGCTATCAGAGGGTGTTTCCCGCGTCAGGTCTTCTTGGGTGCTGGCGAGATCGTGCTGCTGGCGCGGTCGCGTAGAAACTGGCACAACCGCACGAGCCCAGGATGCGTCGGCACGCGTGGCGTTGCGGCGGGGCTGCTATCGGACTCCGGACGCACCACGCGCGGCGCCGGCGGCAGGGCCGCAGAAGAGGGTTGCGGCAACGCTGCCGGCAGACCGGTGATCCGATTGACGGGAGCAGGCGCATCGGCAGCGCGAGCGTGTTTGCGCGCCGGTTTCGCTTCGGACTTCCTGTGACTGGCTTTGTGCTTCTTCCCCATAACCCACCTCGTGTGTGTGCCCAACGAGGGCGTTCGTTCCTGTTGTTCGGCTGAGCGACTCATGGCGGAACATCCGACGACGAGACACGAGGTCTTCCACTGCTGGAATTGTACGCGGCTCGCCAAGGGCGCGCGGAAACCTGCCTGATATTCCGTCGCGGAGGACGCGACCTTTGTTCGCACGTGCCGCACAAATCGCGGGTGTGCTCAAACGGATCGCGCGGAAGTGCTGGCGCGACCTTTTCCCCCGACAGACGGGCCGGCGCCCGTCGCACAGTACGAGACGTTCAGACCGTGCCGTGGTTGTGCTCGAGGCCAGAGGCGCTCGGCAGCGTTTCGACCACTGGGGCGGGAATGTCTGTCTCGCCCCGCTCGGCCTTGCGCCGCCGCAGTTCCATGCGCTCGATCAGCACATCGCCCGGCGCACTGATTCCTAGCCGTACCCGTTTGCCCGAGATGCCCAGCACGGTGATACAGATATTTTCACCGATCAGAATGTGTTCGTTTTCTCGCCGCGATAGAACCAGCATGGTGCCTCCTCTCTCCACTCCCTGTCACGCGTCACGGCCTGCCGATTACTACTACGACAACCGCGCCAAGTTGTTTTTCAGAATCTTTTCGAGGCACGAAGAGTCTTGTTTTTGGCCACAATTTGAACACATGCCGGACAGTTGGTGGCCACGCTGAAAACAAATCGCGCAGCGCACCACGACAAGGAGCCCGCGGTCTGCTGGAACGTGTGAATCCTTTCACAAGCTCGAACGTTTCGGCCTATAGCGCTCGTAGAGATGGTACCGGGCTTGCGTGCGCACGACGTGATAAGGTGGCACGGCCCGTTCGAGCACCATCCATTCAAGACGAATCGTTATGAGGAGGAGGCATTCGCCCATGCAGGAAAGGAACCCTACTCGCAGTCAGAAATTCGCCGTCGCGTTGGCGGCCGTCGTGACCGTGGCCAGTGCCGCCATCGCGACCTCGTTGCCGTCGATCGCCGCCCCCGACCAGCCGAGGCCGGGTAAGCTCGCGGCGCCCCCATTGAACTCTTCTCCCACGACGAGAGCCGCCAATAGCGCGAACAGTCCGGCGCAGGATCCCGTCGCGGCGGCCGAGACGAATTATGCGCGGAGCCTGTCGCGGGCCTTCCGTCATGCCGCGGAGCAGGTGTTGCCGGCGGTGGTGATGATTCAGACCACCCCGCACGAAGAACATGTCAGTCGGGGAAGCGACCAGTCGAACGAAGCTGAAAGGCCGGCACAAGGAGATAACCCCTCAAGCGAGCGTTTTCGCCAGCAGCATCCCGAGCTGGCTCCCTTCTTCCGGCAACAGCCCGAGCACCCGCAACCGCACGGGCAGGTCGGTCTGGGCTCGGGAGTGATTATCGACCCGGCGGGTGTGATCCTCACGAATAACCACGTCGTTGCGGGGGGCGGCCGTGTACGCGTCCGTTTACACGACGGGCGCGAATATATCGCCACCGACGTGAAGACCGATCCCAAGACCGACATGGCCATCGTCCGGATCGAAGCGGGGGAGCACCTGCCCTTCGCACGCACCGGCGATAGCGAACAGATGCAGGTGGGCGATTGGGTCTTGGCGCTCGGGCAGCCTTTCGGCCTGGAGGGGACCGTCACCTCGGGCATCATCAGTGCCAAGGGACGAGGCATCGGCATCACGGCCCGCGAAAACTTCCTGCAGACCGATGCGGCCATCAATCCCGGCAATTCGGGTGGTCCGCTCGTGAATCTCGATGGCGAGGTGATCGGCATCAACACGGCCATCTCGTCGCGTACGGGCAGCAACAGCGGCGTTGGCTTTGCCGTGCCGATGAACCTGGCGCGTTGGGTCAGCGATCAGCTCGTGAAGACCGGCTCGGTGCGACGTGCCTATCTCGGCGTGGCGATTCAACCCGTCTCGCACGACCTGGCCATGCAGTTCGGCGTGAAGACGCGCGAAGGCGTGCTGGTCACCGATGTGTTTCCGAACACGCCGGCCGCCGACGCAGGCCTGAACGCCGGAGACGTGATCCTGCACTTCGCGGGACACCCGGTGAGCGAGCCTCGTGAGTTGCAGGGATTTGTCGAGCAGGCCGAGATCGGTTCGCGCCAGCCGCTGTTGGTGTATCGCGGCAAGGAGCGCATCACGCTCCAGATGACGATGCGCGAACAGCCGGGTGACTTTGGCCAGGTGGCCCTGGCGACCGGCGAAGAGGAACAGCCCGCGCAGCCGAAGGTCGATTCGGCCGAGTTCGAGCAGTTCGGCTTCGAGGTCGGCACGCTGACGCCGGAGGTCGCCAAAAAGCTGAAGGTGGCGGTAGGTACCGGCGTGGTGGTGACGAACGTCACGCCGGGTAGTGCCGCCGCCGAAGTTGGGATCGAGCCCGGCATGGTGATCGGCGAAGTGAATCGCACCGCGGTGCATTCGCTCGACCACTTCCGTACCGCGGTCAAGGCCAATGACAATCGCGACGAAGTCTTGCTGCTCGTGCGCACGCAGGGTGGCTCGCGCTTCGTGGTGTTGAAGCAGGCCCGGTAAGTTGGACTATTTTCTAGGTGCGAGCTTCGCACCAGCATGAACCTCCTCCGTCGCGCCACGAGGTATCACCTCGGCCGGATGCCGGCGTCGGGAACCCCACCCGTCGCCGGCGTCCGGACGCGATTTTCTACTCTCGTCGAGCGTATTTCTCGAGTGCAGCGGGTCCTCGAACGCCGTCGATGCGGGCGTGAAAATCGACATCGTGCCTGGGCCGATGTTAGACTAAGGATATGACCCAACTCGAATGGCAAAAGCTGGAAGAGCTTGTCTTGCACATGACGCCCGAGGAAAAGGCGCGTCTTGTGGCATTGGTTCAAGCCGCACCAGCCGCTCCCTTGTCAGATCGAAAGAAGAGCCGACTCGTAGGGTTGATGGCAGATGCTCCCGAGCTCATGGATGCCGTGGTAGAGTCTGCGAATTCCGCTCGAGAGAAGCATCCTCTCCGGCTTCCCACCGATGAATAAGGTGCTCCTCGATACGGACATCCTGTCCGAAATCTTGAAGGACCGTAATCGCCAAGTCGCGCAGCGAGCCGAGCTCTATCATCAACAGTTCGGGAGATTCACATTCTCCAGCATTACCGTTATGGAAGTCATCAAGGGCTTCCGTCAAGCAAGACAGTCCGATCGCATCTTCCGTTTCCTCACGAACCTGGTCGACGATGAAGTGCTCGCTTTTGACGTAGACGCCGCGAGCATTGCCGGAGAAATCTACGGCGAACTGGAGCGTACAGGTCAATCGATCGGTCGGGCCGATCCCATGATCGCCGCGATCGCCTTGCAGCACGATTTGGTGCTCGCCACGGCTAATACAAAGCACTTTCAGCGGATTGCAGATCTGGGCTACTCTCTTTCGCTTGAAAATTGGCGCGAATAGTCGCGTCGGCCGGCAACTCCGCTCCATCCCTCTTGGGCCCTAGTGCGAAAAAGCGGCAGCGGGCGAGCTTGATATCCATCCGCAATCTCATTGGTCGCATGGTTCGATTTCCTTGCGGAGCGCGCGCAAGGTGGCTCTAACCAAATCGAAGTCCGGTGTAACGTTCTGCCAATACGGCCAATTGTCAAACAGCACCTGGCCTACCCGTTCCTGGATAGATTCAAAGCCCGGAAGTGCAGCCAATTCAAGAACGGTGTCGTTGATGTCAGGCGGATATACCCCGCCCCCATGTACGAGTATGTCTGTAAGTGGATGATCGCTGTATTTTCCATTTGGCATTTTCTCATCATAGCCGAAAAATCGCTCTTCCTGCTGCGGTCGCCCTCCAGCGCGTTATATTTCTGAAACGCCGGATTTGCCGGTGGACGTGACGCGACCGCTTTCGAGAGGAGCTTGCGCATGCAATTGGGCATGATCGGTTTGGGGCGGATGGGGGCGAACATGGTTCGCCGACTGATCGCCGGTGGCCACGAGTGTGTCGTCTTCGACCTCAGCCCCGACGCGGTCAAAAAGGTCGCGGCAGAAACCGGGGCCACGGGCGCGACGAGCCTGGAAGATCTCGTCGCCAAGCTGAAGGCCCCTCGAGCCGTGTGGGTCATGGTGCCCGCCGGCGGCCCCACCGAAAGCACCGTGCAGGCGCTGGCCAAGCTCCTCGCGAAGGGAGACGCCATCATCGACGGTGGCAACTCGTTCTATCAGGACGACGTCCGCCGCTCGGAGCTGCTCGCTCCGCTGGGT
This genomic window from Pirellulales bacterium contains:
- a CDS encoding carbon storage regulator: MLVLSRRENEHILIGENICITVLGISGKRVRLGISAPGDVLIERMELRRRKAERGETDIPAPVVETLPSASGLEHNHGTV
- a CDS encoding VCBS repeat-containing protein, which encodes MSSPRLSLPLVALLLLLPWPAPADELEPIAYNHPGLTVKLGAGLWAWPVPIDFDEDGDLDLVVVCPDKPSNGAWLFENVEGKVKLPVFKAGKRISQGLSNVSPSYVDGGVRILSPAREHPQFRSVGLGQPAKLPLAENIHPNKVRANVWKYVDFDGDGALDLVVGVEDWTEYGWDNAYDASGRWTNGPLHGYVYLLRNSGTTSAPKYDEPRKLEADGKPIDTFGMPSPNFADFDGDGDLDLVCGEFLDGFTYFQNTGTRTAPQYAAGVRLSHDGQPLAMDVQMIVPVAIDWDGDGDQDLIVGDEDGGVALMEHTGKIDEGVPQFLPPVYFQQQAADVKCGALATPVTIDWDADGDLDIVCGNTAGRVLLFKNESGPGVERPSWSAPQEILAQGKPIHIQAGPNGSIQGPCEAKWGYTTPTVADWDGDGLFDLVLNSIWGRVVWYRNTGTRQEPSFAAEQPVEVAWEGTPPKPAWNWWNPAPHELVTQWRTKPLVLDLNGDSRNDLVMLDHEGYLAFFERLGSEGDQRLKPGARIFVDEQGAPLHLNDKIAGKSGRRQLELVDWDGDGKLDLLVDGLNAAWYRQVEQRDGKYSFRSMGNLDKRPLAGHTTSPTTVDWNNDQVPDLLVGAEDGRLYYLRNQSRE
- a CDS encoding Do family serine endopeptidase, encoding MQERNPTRSQKFAVALAAVVTVASAAIATSLPSIAAPDQPRPGKLAAPPLNSSPTTRAANSANSPAQDPVAAAETNYARSLSRAFRHAAEQVLPAVVMIQTTPHEEHVSRGSDQSNEAERPAQGDNPSSERFRQQHPELAPFFRQQPEHPQPHGQVGLGSGVIIDPAGVILTNNHVVAGGGRVRVRLHDGREYIATDVKTDPKTDMAIVRIEAGEHLPFARTGDSEQMQVGDWVLALGQPFGLEGTVTSGIISAKGRGIGITARENFLQTDAAINPGNSGGPLVNLDGEVIGINTAISSRTGSNSGVGFAVPMNLARWVSDQLVKTGSVRRAYLGVAIQPVSHDLAMQFGVKTREGVLVTDVFPNTPAADAGLNAGDVILHFAGHPVSEPRELQGFVEQAEIGSRQPLLVYRGKERITLQMTMREQPGDFGQVALATGEEEQPAQPKVDSAEFEQFGFEVGTLTPEVAKKLKVAVGTGVVVTNVTPGSAAAEVGIEPGMVIGEVNRTAVHSLDHFRTAVKANDNRDEVLLLVRTQGGSRFVVLKQAR
- a CDS encoding PIN domain-containing protein, with translation MNKVLLDTDILSEILKDRNRQVAQRAELYHQQFGRFTFSSITVMEVIKGFRQARQSDRIFRFLTNLVDDEVLAFDVDAASIAGEIYGELERTGQSIGRADPMIAAIALQHDLVLATANTKHFQRIADLGYSLSLENWRE